Proteins encoded in a region of the Photobacterium profundum SS9 genome:
- a CDS encoding SLBB domain-containing protein: MRRMLLLLLLIMPFSYVWGDTLTPGDRVFLQLPGEEAFDDPYTINDQGQLRLPEVGLVNVAGLTVIDAEQRVRQKLASIYRNLDEFKLTIMEQLIRIKVLGYVEKPGTVSLKPGSNVQMALSAAGGARPGAQLDKFKLLRNSNTKIFNYKAYLDSGDQTLLPSLKGGDTIFIPASSLLGNIEMNFDDMSIHERGDADEAQGITIFGELRNPGTFSFKPNMTVVDALMRANGVTRYADVTKIRVITDGMSYRFNLSTYLETGDTSNLPPIKPGTTIFAPIEAPEKTSTDDTQGVTIFGELHKPGTFSFKPNMNVVDALMRAEGVTRYADVTKIRVITDNVPSQFDLKVYLDTGKTDNMPEVKPGTTIFVPIEVKDINTTSRTIYVMGEAKAAGPYETSPGTSFIDVLANAGGPTRFADTTNIKILSNTKAPIAINLVEYAQNPAKYTLPTMSPGDVIFIPEKVDLNEKSWLKVTNDRAIKIMGAVYKPGRYEWHDSMTFMDLLAHSGGPKQQANLSNIRIIKESTAENKGHEVQFFDLQAFTKQGSPTNLLPNLNASDTVIVDELPHDPTDNKAGWIRQAAKDSIYIFGEVGAPGRYAFNQDLGFLDILSAADGPNSEADIQEILISHRNGKTSRLTRFDLARYFETGNEKVLPKVSAGDVIYVPKTESVADTKAVKVIGAVNTPGRYKWNNQMSFLDLLAMAGGPKQEANISNIRIIKESRVGKENVIYFDLESFINEGGNFAGLPRLEAGDTIVIDELPHDPSDNKASWIRQSSDDSIYVFGQVGVPGRYAFNRELGFLDILSAADGPNGEADLRQIRISHRDGNKTKVTQLNLSLYFETGDESLIPKVVPGDVIYVPRRQGDWLDKPAERVVRLMGAVNKPGRYSFNTQMNILDLLAEAGGPTDNAYIDRIMIVNTSCCGDKSQTFSLRDYVNDPSGSPLPLLRPGDTVYVPDQDDSVTEQFRQGIRDALGIITLIVLGAAL; encoded by the coding sequence ATGAGAAGAATGCTCCTACTTCTTCTGCTAATAATGCCTTTTTCTTACGTATGGGGAGATACATTAACACCCGGCGATCGGGTTTTTTTACAACTTCCTGGTGAGGAGGCTTTTGATGATCCTTACACGATTAATGACCAAGGGCAATTACGGTTACCTGAAGTAGGCTTAGTCAATGTTGCTGGGTTAACCGTGATAGACGCCGAACAGCGTGTACGTCAAAAACTCGCATCTATATATCGCAACCTTGATGAATTTAAACTCACGATAATGGAGCAACTTATTCGAATTAAGGTGCTTGGCTATGTAGAAAAGCCAGGAACAGTATCACTTAAACCTGGAAGCAATGTACAAATGGCACTTTCCGCTGCTGGCGGGGCAAGACCTGGGGCACAATTAGATAAGTTCAAGTTACTACGTAATAGCAATACCAAAATATTCAATTATAAAGCCTATCTAGATTCTGGCGATCAGACTCTGCTACCCAGCCTTAAAGGTGGAGATACTATTTTCATCCCTGCCTCTTCATTATTAGGCAACATCGAAATGAATTTTGATGATATGTCGATACATGAAAGAGGAGATGCCGACGAGGCACAAGGCATAACTATTTTCGGAGAGTTACGCAATCCAGGTACTTTCAGCTTCAAGCCTAATATGACGGTTGTCGATGCATTAATGCGAGCCAACGGTGTTACTCGTTATGCCGATGTAACAAAAATACGCGTGATTACCGATGGGATGTCTTATCGTTTCAATTTAAGTACCTACCTTGAAACTGGAGATACCAGTAATCTTCCTCCGATAAAACCAGGCACAACCATCTTTGCCCCAATTGAAGCACCTGAAAAAACGAGTACCGACGATACTCAAGGTGTCACCATTTTTGGTGAATTACACAAACCCGGCACCTTCAGCTTCAAACCGAATATGAACGTCGTCGACGCATTAATGCGGGCAGAAGGTGTTACCCGTTATGCTGATGTCACGAAAATACGCGTCATAACAGATAATGTTCCCAGCCAATTTGATTTAAAAGTCTACCTTGATACTGGTAAAACAGACAACATGCCAGAAGTTAAACCAGGTACGACCATTTTTGTTCCTATTGAAGTCAAAGATATCAACACAACCTCACGAACCATCTACGTGATGGGCGAGGCAAAAGCCGCAGGTCCCTATGAAACATCACCAGGTACAAGTTTCATCGACGTTCTTGCCAATGCAGGAGGGCCAACTCGTTTTGCTGATACAACGAATATAAAAATATTAAGTAATACAAAGGCTCCCATCGCAATTAACTTGGTTGAGTATGCACAAAACCCAGCCAAGTATACTCTTCCTACAATGTCCCCTGGTGATGTGATTTTCATACCTGAAAAAGTTGACCTTAATGAAAAGTCATGGCTAAAAGTGACCAATGATCGTGCAATCAAAATTATGGGGGCGGTCTATAAGCCTGGTCGTTACGAATGGCATGACAGCATGACATTCATGGATTTACTCGCTCACTCTGGTGGTCCGAAACAACAAGCTAATCTCAGTAACATTCGAATAATTAAAGAATCAACGGCTGAAAATAAGGGACATGAGGTTCAGTTTTTCGACTTACAAGCGTTTACTAAACAAGGGAGCCCAACAAATTTACTTCCTAATTTAAATGCCAGCGATACTGTCATCGTCGATGAATTACCTCATGATCCTACCGATAATAAAGCTGGCTGGATTAGGCAGGCAGCAAAAGATTCCATTTATATTTTTGGCGAAGTAGGTGCACCTGGGCGTTATGCTTTTAACCAAGATCTTGGTTTTTTAGATATTCTTTCCGCCGCCGATGGCCCAAATAGTGAAGCTGACATTCAAGAAATTTTAATTAGCCACAGAAACGGCAAAACGAGCCGACTTACACGTTTTGATTTAGCCCGGTATTTTGAAACAGGCAATGAAAAAGTATTACCAAAAGTGAGTGCTGGCGATGTTATTTATGTACCCAAAACTGAAAGTGTCGCAGATACCAAAGCCGTCAAAGTTATTGGTGCCGTCAATACCCCTGGACGCTACAAATGGAATAACCAGATGTCATTTCTTGATTTACTCGCGATGGCTGGCGGCCCAAAACAGGAAGCCAATATTAGTAATATTCGTATTATTAAAGAGAGCCGAGTTGGGAAAGAAAATGTCATTTATTTTGATCTAGAGAGCTTTATAAATGAAGGGGGTAATTTTGCAGGTCTTCCTCGATTAGAAGCAGGCGATACTATTGTTATTGATGAATTACCTCACGACCCTTCCGACAATAAAGCAAGTTGGATACGCCAATCATCAGATGATTCGATTTATGTATTCGGTCAAGTTGGCGTTCCTGGCCGTTACGCTTTTAACCGCGAATTAGGGTTTCTCGATATATTATCTGCTGCTGATGGCCCCAATGGTGAAGCAGACTTACGTCAAATTAGAATCAGTCACCGCGATGGCAATAAGACCAAAGTGACTCAATTAAATCTATCGTTATACTTTGAGACGGGTGATGAATCATTAATCCCCAAGGTTGTACCCGGAGACGTGATATATGTACCCCGACGTCAAGGCGATTGGCTCGATAAACCCGCAGAACGCGTTGTTCGATTAATGGGGGCCGTCAATAAGCCGGGGCGCTATTCGTTCAATACACAAATGAATATTTTAGATTTACTGGCTGAAGCAGGTGGGCCAACAGATAACGCTTATATAGACAGAATAATGATCGTAAATACATCGTGCTGCGGTGATAAATCACAAACATTTAGCTTAAGAGATTATGTTAATGATCCCAGTGGTAGCCCACTCCCCCTACTCCGTCCTGGTGATACGGTGTACGTACCAGATCAAGATGACTCAGTAACAGAGCAGTTCCGCCAAGGGATAAGGGATGCACTAGGTATTATCACATTAATTGTATTAGGGGCAGCCTTATGA
- a CDS encoding OmpA family protein: MIWRLICLLTPLILGGCTLWPPVEDNDPDPPFQVQLRQLEHHGFELQILATRGAKLCLPGQYQKLEYLYLKARDEAKAGFDKDAEITLLQYQTQQAVIQTQMDWLEYHTTCFDHSYSEVELKEKLLVFMALDNQFALNRAELLPDYQQALRYAATILKRQSHWHLQLTGHTDSLGTSDNNIQLGMKRASAVKRFLIEQGVKSNQIAIFSAGESMSMDDTHSRTQRLANRKVEAQVLVEHHAQSLHRVYSLKDWNAVRESL; encoded by the coding sequence ATGATATGGAGACTGATCTGTTTGTTAACACCATTAATCCTAGGAGGTTGCACTTTATGGCCACCTGTAGAGGATAATGATCCAGATCCTCCGTTTCAAGTACAGCTTCGCCAACTAGAGCATCACGGTTTTGAACTGCAAATATTAGCAACTCGTGGTGCCAAGCTTTGTTTACCGGGTCAATATCAAAAGCTTGAGTACCTTTATTTAAAAGCGCGCGATGAGGCAAAAGCTGGGTTTGATAAAGATGCTGAAATCACCTTACTTCAATACCAGACCCAACAAGCTGTTATTCAAACTCAAATGGATTGGCTTGAATATCACACCACATGCTTTGACCATAGCTATTCAGAAGTTGAGCTAAAAGAAAAACTCCTTGTTTTCATGGCACTTGATAATCAATTTGCGTTAAATCGTGCAGAGCTCTTACCTGATTATCAACAAGCATTACGCTATGCCGCAACAATATTGAAGCGACAATCTCATTGGCACCTTCAACTTACAGGCCATACCGACTCATTAGGTACTAGTGATAACAACATCCAACTAGGAATGAAAAGAGCCTCAGCAGTTAAACGATTTCTGATCGAACAAGGGGTTAAATCAAACCAAATAGCGATATTTAGTGCAGGAGAAAGTATGTCTATGGATGACACTCACTCACGAACCCAACGCCTTGCAAATAGAAAAGTTGAGGCACAAGTTCTTGTTGAACATCACGCACAATCTTTACACCGTGTGTACTCACTAAAAGACTGGAACGCCGTAAGAGAATCATTATGA
- a CDS encoding STAS domain-containing protein, translated as MLALSQPAVALSLDHEFDVQSARQLEVEFETLSNTEKNELVIDMTQVQFIDSCGIGAIVFLYKRLKSRNKNLCLLNVNGQPRKLMQMLRIDKVIPLITSAEYL; from the coding sequence ATGTTAGCTCTTTCCCAACCAGCAGTAGCACTTTCTTTAGACCATGAATTCGATGTCCAGAGTGCTAGGCAACTAGAGGTTGAATTTGAAACATTAAGTAATACAGAAAAAAATGAGCTAGTAATTGATATGACGCAAGTACAATTTATTGACTCTTGTGGAATCGGTGCCATTGTTTTCTTATACAAACGTCTAAAAAGTCGTAATAAAAATTTGTGTCTACTCAATGTTAATGGTCAACCTCGAAAGCTTATGCAAATGCTACGAATTGACAAAGTTATCCCTCTGATCACTTCTGCGGAGTATTTATGA
- a CDS encoding sugar transferase, whose protein sequence is MILGWIILFVITAVIIYHHFVYTAALVWLGNKRKDEIKEKHKDPLIFPRISLIMPAHNEEAYIEAKLANILMLDYPAEKLQVLICCDGCSDNTAEIIAQHESQFTAAGISLKCWVKKNNRGKLARLNELMTYAKNKTDIISLTDTSALISIDALKQVARNFENEQTGAITCSYLLASPSEGENQYWQWQNNIRFAESQLGSVIGGNGAFYAMRSHLYSPLPEDTINDDFILPMMVLKQGFNVIFNQNINSVEIAPTSQNENHQRRQRIGAGNLQQLIRCQFIFTHKSLRVRWLFTSGKGLRTVMPFLFVGYFITSVLMALQGSILALSMVISQLSIYGIASLPLINIHSTIIDKVHYIIGAYYSSLLGMLRYLNGQFKQGWRHLPPLSNYQTQSTQTIKRMSDIIFSCIGLTLTLPLWPFIAFAIKYDSSGPIFYRQIRVGQISETKVELFEIFKFRTMTNDAEKKSGAVWATKNDPRITNTGRFLRATRLDELPQFINVIRGDMSLIGPRPERPEMCGNLQNALPFYLERTTGLRPGLTGLAQVNSGYDNGLEDVKNKIAWDHAYAIALSSPIQWLRMDLYILFKTSYIMFAKRGQ, encoded by the coding sequence ATGATTTTAGGATGGATCATTTTATTTGTAATAACTGCCGTTATTATCTATCACCATTTTGTTTATACCGCAGCGTTAGTTTGGTTGGGAAACAAAAGAAAAGATGAAATAAAAGAAAAGCACAAAGACCCATTAATTTTTCCCAGAATCTCTCTCATCATGCCCGCTCATAATGAAGAGGCTTACATTGAAGCCAAGCTCGCGAATATATTAATGCTCGATTATCCGGCTGAAAAATTACAGGTTTTAATCTGCTGTGATGGTTGTAGTGATAATACCGCTGAAATTATTGCACAGCATGAATCACAATTTACCGCCGCTGGAATAAGTCTTAAATGCTGGGTCAAAAAAAACAACCGAGGAAAACTAGCCCGCCTCAATGAATTAATGACTTATGCAAAAAACAAAACCGATATTATTTCTCTTACCGATACCTCAGCTTTAATATCAATTGACGCATTAAAACAAGTTGCTAGAAATTTTGAAAATGAACAAACAGGTGCAATTACTTGCAGCTATTTACTCGCCTCTCCTTCTGAAGGTGAAAATCAATATTGGCAATGGCAGAATAATATCCGTTTTGCTGAGTCTCAATTAGGCAGTGTTATCGGAGGAAATGGGGCATTTTATGCCATGAGATCTCATCTCTACTCTCCCCTTCCCGAAGATACGATAAATGATGATTTCATCTTACCGATGATGGTATTAAAGCAAGGCTTTAACGTTATCTTTAATCAAAATATCAACAGTGTAGAGATTGCCCCGACAAGTCAAAATGAAAACCATCAAAGGCGACAAAGGATTGGAGCCGGTAATTTACAACAATTAATACGTTGTCAATTCATCTTCACCCACAAAAGCCTGAGAGTCCGTTGGTTGTTTACTTCCGGAAAGGGCCTTCGCACAGTGATGCCATTCCTGTTCGTGGGTTATTTTATTACTTCAGTATTAATGGCATTACAAGGCTCGATATTGGCCTTGAGTATGGTGATTAGTCAATTATCCATATACGGCATTGCATCTCTACCGCTAATCAATATCCATTCAACGATTATCGATAAAGTTCATTACATTATCGGGGCATACTATTCCTCTTTACTTGGCATGCTACGGTATTTGAACGGACAATTTAAGCAAGGATGGCGCCATTTACCGCCCCTGAGTAACTATCAAACACAATCGACCCAAACGATAAAGCGAATGAGCGATATCATTTTTAGCTGCATTGGTCTTACTCTGACACTGCCACTATGGCCATTCATTGCCTTCGCCATTAAATATGATTCCTCAGGTCCTATCTTTTATCGTCAAATACGAGTCGGTCAAATAAGTGAAACAAAAGTAGAATTATTTGAAATATTTAAGTTTCGCACCATGACAAATGATGCTGAAAAAAAATCTGGCGCTGTATGGGCGACAAAAAATGACCCTCGAATAACCAATACTGGCCGTTTTTTACGAGCAACACGTTTGGACGAACTTCCACAATTCATTAATGTAATAAGAGGCGACATGTCCTTAATTGGTCCTCGTCCTGAACGACCAGAAATGTGCGGTAATTTGCAAAATGCATTGCCATTTTATTTAGAAAGAACGACAGGACTTCGACCAGGCCTAACTGGTTTAGCGCAGGTTAATAGTGGTTACGACAATGGTCTTGAGGATGTAAAAAATAAAATAGCTTGGGATCACGCTTACGCCATCGCATTAAGCTCACCAATACAATGGCTTCGAATGGATTTGTATATTCTATTTAAAACATCTTACATCATGTTTGCCAAGCGAGGGCAATAA
- a CDS encoding glycosyltransferase — protein MEHITLQVVQHLQPGGIEKLVLNLARFASPCHKVYIVALEGNKKAAIKQWPELRTFESQLFFLNKPIGMNISTIIKLKKLIAKLNVTMLHSHHIGPLFYSRLALLGHKATHIHTEHDSWHLADKKQCRMTRYLLNTNRVKLIADAPRVAYQLEKILLLSPDHVICNGIDTQYFTPGNQLIARKQFNLPLDKKLIGCAGRLVKEKGIDTLIRALHDLPKDHHLVIAGDGPQSLHLRAEAQKWLVTDRIHWLGYCAQMRNFYRAIDIFCMPSRQEGLPLALLEAQSCGNSIVATTVGAIPDLICPQTGILVPPDDETALTKALIQVLEQDPNAANQTVQFIQHQADVRAMTAAYEALSC, from the coding sequence ATGGAACACATCACATTACAAGTTGTGCAACATCTACAACCAGGAGGAATAGAAAAGCTAGTGCTGAATTTAGCTAGATTTGCCTCCCCTTGCCACAAAGTTTATATCGTCGCGCTAGAAGGTAATAAAAAAGCCGCTATAAAGCAGTGGCCTGAATTACGCACTTTCGAATCACAATTATTTTTCCTCAACAAACCTATTGGTATGAATATTTCAACCATTATCAAGTTAAAGAAATTGATAGCAAAACTGAATGTAACAATGCTTCATTCACACCATATCGGGCCTTTGTTTTATAGCCGACTAGCATTGCTGGGGCATAAAGCAACACACATACATACTGAACACGATAGTTGGCATCTCGCCGATAAAAAGCAGTGCCGCATGACACGTTACTTACTCAATACCAATAGAGTAAAACTCATTGCTGATGCACCAAGAGTTGCCTATCAACTAGAAAAGATATTATTACTCAGCCCAGATCATGTGATTTGTAATGGAATTGATACTCAGTATTTCACGCCAGGTAATCAGCTCATCGCACGGAAACAATTTAACCTACCGTTAGATAAGAAATTAATCGGTTGTGCCGGTCGACTGGTTAAAGAAAAAGGGATTGATACATTAATTAGGGCGCTTCATGACCTACCTAAAGATCACCACCTTGTTATAGCTGGTGATGGTCCTCAATCTCTACACTTACGCGCAGAAGCACAAAAATGGCTGGTTACTGATCGTATACATTGGCTTGGTTATTGCGCTCAAATGCGTAATTTCTACCGTGCGATAGATATCTTTTGTATGCCATCACGTCAAGAGGGGCTCCCTCTTGCATTATTAGAAGCGCAATCTTGTGGCAATAGTATTGTTGCTACGACGGTAGGCGCAATACCTGATCTTATTTGCCCGCAAACAGGAATATTAGTTCCGCCTGATGATGAAACAGCGCTTACAAAAGCATTAATACAAGTGTTAGAACAAGACCCAAATGCAGCGAATCAAACAGTACAGTTCATTCAACACCAAGCAGACGTGAGAGCCATGACTGCTGCATATGAAGCATTATCTTGTTAA
- a CDS encoding GumC family protein — MRHVLFARLYPLLHALWRYRYLILIPIIIMPILMTTGGLFKAKRYYSETTILVQESALLNPFLEDLSISVNLKQRIKALQVIIHSRNILKNVTHDLNLAPPDDLLQTDNMINLLRKNLSLSLLGNDLVQLSLIWQTPSEIPLILNKVSDVFKEKLRAPGRASVDGSELFLQRQLETTQLDLELAESALAKFKAANANNLPQLQGAKAQNDLQLANQTRETELNLLQAKSKRANLYQRLASTNPIVGILEQEIVKFEAELAILRASYTDQHSSVKGVIRRLNRLKQERSRLVDEQQTLNPQEINQLWQRIANSNQSNDPTKQPILLSQFEKLQHAESQIQALSEELTLLKEQTNELSEKRMEFADLEKQLKILQRNYKVKSRVYNQLFERYEMAKITGHLGRFEEPEKLKVIVQPIEPKKPLNWPWWINSCLGIVVGFGLGASLVGVVILFDTRLYQTNHIAKLTQSQVLVRVPLF; from the coding sequence ATGCGACATGTATTGTTTGCTCGGCTCTACCCTTTGCTTCATGCCTTATGGCGCTATCGGTATTTAATTTTAATTCCGATCATTATCATGCCTATTCTAATGACAACGGGCGGCTTATTTAAAGCTAAGCGATACTATTCCGAGACAACAATTTTAGTACAAGAGTCTGCACTGCTAAATCCATTTTTGGAAGACCTCTCAATTTCGGTCAACTTAAAACAACGCATTAAAGCGTTGCAAGTCATCATTCATAGCCGAAATATTTTAAAAAATGTCACTCATGATTTAAATCTAGCGCCACCAGATGACTTACTACAAACAGATAATATGATTAACCTACTGCGTAAAAACTTATCTCTATCGCTACTTGGTAATGATCTTGTTCAACTTAGCCTAATCTGGCAAACGCCATCAGAAATCCCTTTGATTTTAAATAAAGTATCTGATGTTTTTAAAGAAAAATTACGCGCTCCAGGACGAGCATCTGTTGATGGTTCAGAACTCTTTTTACAACGACAATTAGAAACAACCCAATTGGATCTCGAATTAGCTGAAAGTGCGCTGGCGAAATTCAAAGCAGCCAACGCTAATAACCTACCTCAATTACAAGGTGCAAAAGCACAAAATGACCTCCAGCTAGCCAATCAAACCCGTGAAACTGAACTGAATTTACTACAAGCTAAAAGTAAGCGAGCGAATCTCTACCAAAGGCTAGCCAGCACGAACCCTATCGTTGGCATCTTAGAACAAGAGATAGTCAAATTTGAGGCTGAACTTGCAATATTACGCGCGAGTTATACAGACCAACACTCATCCGTCAAAGGTGTGATCCGACGACTTAATCGCTTAAAGCAGGAAAGATCCCGTCTAGTTGATGAGCAACAAACGTTGAATCCACAGGAAATAAATCAACTGTGGCAGCGGATCGCAAACAGTAATCAAAGTAACGACCCAACTAAACAACCGATATTATTAAGTCAATTTGAAAAATTGCAACATGCAGAAAGCCAAATACAAGCATTAAGCGAAGAACTCACCTTATTAAAAGAACAAACCAACGAACTATCAGAAAAGCGGATGGAATTCGCTGATTTAGAAAAACAGTTGAAAATTTTACAGCGAAATTACAAAGTTAAATCAAGAGTTTACAACCAACTATTTGAACGTTATGAGATGGCTAAAATAACAGGGCACCTTGGACGCTTTGAAGAACCAGAAAAATTAAAAGTGATTGTGCAGCCCATTGAACCTAAAAAACCATTGAACTGGCCATGGTGGATCAATTCTTGCTTGGGTATTGTTGTTGGTTTTGGATTAGGGGCTTCCCTTGTAGGAGTTGTCATCCTCTTTGATACACGTCTTTATCAAACCAACCATATTGCCAAATTAACACAATCACAGGTACTGGTTCGAGTACCTCTGTTTTAG
- a CDS encoding glycosyltransferase family protein, translating into MRDLKRINEKITTALTNYEPPAISIKPRKIIKPLVWPLAKSSNMLKINQFLLRRQIPLKKYHRIIWAALPTAVDYLEISESDLVIYYCGDDFSALAGVDHQYVAEAEQRLIQVSDIILTASPTLQQKFPQDKTRLLPHGVAINNFKQPTSKPTEICADQPSIGFYGSINNWLDMELLKSLATSRPHINFYLVGREDIDTFKLKQLSNIHLLPACPHNQLAGYLQHWSIAILPFVDNPQIQACNPLKLREYLASGCPVISSNFPAATEYQPLVTIATTVNQWLEAIDKLSQLSELERQHYANRAQDKVKDESWENRAQEVLQLISSTLKQKKYSS; encoded by the coding sequence ATGCGAGATTTAAAACGCATTAATGAAAAGATCACTACCGCACTCACAAATTATGAACCACCAGCAATATCTATAAAGCCAAGAAAAATAATCAAACCCTTAGTATGGCCTTTAGCTAAAAGCTCTAACATGCTAAAAATCAATCAGTTTTTATTAAGACGACAAATTCCACTAAAGAAATACCATCGAATCATATGGGCAGCCCTACCTACAGCAGTTGACTATCTCGAGATAAGTGAAAGCGATTTGGTCATTTATTATTGTGGTGATGATTTCTCAGCCCTTGCAGGTGTTGACCACCAATATGTCGCAGAAGCTGAACAGCGCCTTATTCAAGTATCCGATATCATCCTTACCGCGAGCCCAACTCTGCAACAAAAATTCCCACAAGATAAAACCAGGCTTCTTCCTCATGGTGTGGCTATCAATAACTTTAAACAACCAACCTCGAAGCCTACTGAAATATGTGCAGATCAACCTAGCATTGGATTTTACGGCAGTATTAACAATTGGTTAGATATGGAGCTACTTAAATCTTTAGCAACATCTCGTCCGCATATAAACTTTTATCTCGTAGGAAGAGAAGATATTGATACTTTTAAACTCAAGCAACTCTCGAATATCCACCTTTTACCAGCCTGCCCTCATAATCAACTAGCAGGGTATTTACAACATTGGTCTATTGCCATTCTACCCTTTGTTGATAACCCTCAGATACAAGCTTGTAATCCTTTAAAGCTAAGGGAATATCTCGCTTCTGGATGCCCAGTAATTAGCTCCAACTTTCCTGCCGCAACGGAATACCAACCACTGGTCACCATTGCAACAACAGTTAATCAATGGCTTGAAGCAATCGATAAGTTAAGTCAGTTATCAGAATTAGAACGACAACATTATGCGAATAGAGCACAAGATAAAGTAAAAGATGAAAGCTGGGAAAATAGAGCCCAAGAAGTACTCCAACTAATTTCATCTACCTTAAAACAAAAGAAATATTCGAGTTAA